A DNA window from Altererythrobacter sp. B11 contains the following coding sequences:
- a CDS encoding tetratricopeptide repeat protein codes for MVVALLLLVILTASWNRGIPTAGRPLLATFPEDPAREFEHALDDMRRTQGRSVPRSLPAIERAARLDTLSASPLFLESLSRILVGEQAEVRVLEAARRRNPRFPEPRLLLLDIYARSGRTEDAVMEAQTLLRLMPRNRDLIVRLIAGLAGRPHGAEALESALPRSEARGAVMLRLEQTGEDVALLQRLALAMRGIGEDPDERKWITSLVERVAERGEPAVARALWADLYGVDRATVGLELTNAGFDRDDTRPPFDWRLAGGRAGVAEIRNGMLNVLYYGRTNAVFARQMLALPPGRYVLGTEVAPSPQIGTPGSLAWRLICQGEKNAKHLVNLALGGQAQPSPQEFTVPPTGCAEQVLELAARPTKTQDLQSAQISQVNIERAP; via the coding sequence ATGGTCGTGGCACTCCTGCTGCTGGTCATACTCACCGCCAGTTGGAACCGCGGTATCCCGACTGCAGGCCGCCCCCTCCTCGCCACCTTTCCTGAAGACCCTGCGCGCGAATTCGAGCATGCTTTGGACGATATGCGGCGGACGCAGGGCCGGAGCGTGCCTCGCAGCCTGCCCGCGATAGAACGGGCCGCGCGGCTCGATACCCTGAGCGCTTCGCCTCTCTTTCTCGAAAGTCTTTCCCGGATACTCGTCGGTGAGCAGGCCGAGGTACGCGTTCTGGAAGCGGCGCGGCGAAGAAATCCACGTTTCCCTGAACCGCGCCTGCTCCTGCTTGATATCTACGCCCGATCCGGGCGCACCGAAGATGCGGTGATGGAGGCCCAGACGCTCCTACGACTGATGCCGCGCAACCGAGATCTTATCGTGCGGCTCATTGCGGGCCTGGCCGGGAGGCCGCACGGCGCGGAAGCGCTGGAGAGCGCCTTGCCGCGGAGCGAGGCGCGCGGCGCGGTGATGCTGCGGCTCGAGCAGACCGGCGAGGATGTGGCGCTGCTGCAGCGTCTAGCATTGGCTATGCGCGGAATCGGCGAGGATCCAGACGAACGGAAATGGATCACATCGCTTGTCGAGCGCGTGGCGGAGCGCGGGGAGCCAGCCGTCGCGCGCGCCTTATGGGCCGACCTTTACGGTGTCGATCGCGCCACCGTGGGGCTTGAGCTCACCAACGCTGGGTTCGACCGAGATGATACGCGCCCGCCGTTCGACTGGCGCCTGGCGGGAGGGCGCGCGGGTGTCGCAGAGATCCGGAACGGCATGCTCAACGTGCTCTACTACGGTCGAACCAACGCAGTGTTCGCGCGCCAAATGCTGGCGCTGCCCCCAGGGCGGTACGTGCTGGGAACTGAGGTTGCGCCTTCCCCCCAGATCGGCACGCCCGGCAGTCTTGCCTGGCGGCTAATCTGCCAAGGTGAGAAAAACGCCAAGCATCTTGTGAATCTGGCGCTCGGTGGACAAGCGCAGCCGTCGCCGCAGGAGTTTACGGTGCCGCCGACGGGGTGCGCAGAGCAGGTCCTCGAACTCGCTGCCCGACCGACCAAAACCCAGGATCTACAGTCCGCGCAGATTAGCCAGGTCAATATCGAGCGCGCACCATGA
- a CDS encoding O-antigen ligase family protein — MTMKMLSWVLPLYLVLCLVLGGASADGYVANALLQILAIGLLTFAFLSKPYPAVTRSERHLYLVVAGCILVVGLQFVPLPRGVWQALPGRARLLEGLDAAGIAFPGGFASLIPHESAKSAAWLLPSLAMLVTMTRARAFYSPGNLALALVAVMCLGVVVGAAQRISGDYSALYFYHFTNRGSAVGFFANANHMASLLLTTIPFQAALARQALDKQSGERLAPMLLVLAGLALTIVGVGVVGSIAGYVLMIPVTAASALILWRGSHARLGALLLLIALVVTTAILASGTGLMWVDRASGLSAGSRAVIFGRTWQAILDYWPAGSGLGTFAEAYPSYEDPLAVTRTYINHAHNDYLELLLETGALGVIAFAAFLAWWTIQTIRIWTRSDASPFAKAAVIASATLLLHSLVDYPLRTVALGAVFSACLALMASPNSTRKAWFRGEKAGYGE; from the coding sequence ATGACTATGAAAATGCTGTCGTGGGTGCTTCCGTTATATCTTGTATTGTGTTTGGTGTTGGGCGGAGCGAGCGCTGACGGATATGTCGCCAACGCATTGCTCCAGATATTGGCTATCGGCCTTCTCACCTTCGCCTTCCTGAGCAAACCGTACCCCGCCGTGACGAGGAGTGAACGCCACCTCTACCTCGTGGTGGCAGGCTGTATTCTGGTGGTCGGGCTGCAATTCGTCCCACTCCCGCGTGGCGTTTGGCAAGCGTTACCGGGACGTGCGCGCCTGCTCGAAGGTCTCGACGCCGCCGGCATCGCTTTTCCCGGCGGCTTCGCGTCTCTAATTCCGCACGAGAGTGCCAAGTCGGCGGCCTGGTTGCTTCCATCTCTCGCCATGCTGGTTACGATGACCCGCGCGAGAGCGTTCTATTCGCCAGGAAATCTCGCGCTGGCCTTGGTCGCGGTGATGTGCCTCGGGGTCGTTGTGGGTGCAGCGCAGCGAATTTCCGGGGATTACTCAGCCCTCTATTTCTATCACTTCACCAACCGCGGATCGGCTGTGGGTTTCTTCGCCAATGCGAACCACATGGCGAGTTTGCTGCTGACCACGATCCCCTTCCAGGCGGCGTTGGCCCGACAAGCCCTTGATAAGCAATCTGGCGAGCGACTCGCGCCGATGCTCTTGGTGCTTGCCGGTCTCGCCCTCACAATAGTGGGGGTGGGCGTGGTCGGCTCCATCGCGGGGTACGTTCTAATGATCCCGGTGACTGCCGCCAGCGCGCTGATCCTATGGCGAGGTTCTCATGCCCGGCTCGGTGCCTTGCTTCTGCTTATCGCCCTGGTCGTGACCACGGCGATATTGGCATCCGGTACCGGCCTCATGTGGGTTGATCGCGCGAGCGGCCTGAGTGCCGGCTCGCGCGCCGTCATCTTCGGGCGGACTTGGCAGGCCATCCTCGATTACTGGCCAGCAGGGTCCGGGCTCGGCACCTTTGCCGAAGCCTACCCATCGTACGAAGACCCGCTTGCCGTGACCCGCACCTACATCAACCACGCGCACAATGATTATCTAGAGCTGCTGCTGGAGACAGGCGCGCTCGGTGTGATCGCCTTCGCCGCGTTCCTCGCCTGGTGGACGATCCAGACGATCCGCATCTGGACGCGCAGCGATGCATCTCCCTTCGCCAAGGCTGCAGTAATCGCATCTGCCACGCTTCTGCTCCATTCGCTGGTCGACTATCCGTTGCGGACAGTGG